Proteins encoded by one window of Xiphophorus couchianus chromosome 13, X_couchianus-1.0, whole genome shotgun sequence:
- the gmpr gene encoding GMP reductase 1 isoform X1, with protein MPRVDADLKLDFKDVLFRPKRSSLKSRSEVDLRRTFTFRNSKQTYTGIPIIAANMDTTGTFEMAKVLSKHTLFTAIHKHYSVEDWKNFAADHPECLEHVAASSGSGNADLEKLCAILQAVPTLQYICLDVANGYSEYFVEFVKTVREKFPKHTIMAGNVVTGEMVEELILSGADIIKVGIGPGSVCTTRIKTGVGYPQLSAVIECADSAHGLKGHIISDGGCSCPGDVAKAFGAGADFVMMGGMLAGHDQCTGEIIEKNGKKYKLFYGMSSDTAMKKYVGGVAEYRASEGRTVEVPYRGDVENTVRDVLGGLRSTCTYVGAAKLKELSRRTTFIRVMQQSSQMFT; from the exons ATGCCTCGGGTGGACGCAGACCTCAAGCTGGACTTCAAGGATGTCCTGTTCAGACCCAAGAGGAGCAGCCTGAAGAGCCGCTCGGAG GTGGATCTTCGAAGGACCTTCACATTCCGCAACTCCAAGCAGACCTACACTGGCATCCCCATCATTGCAGCCAACATGGATACAACAGGAACCTTTGAGATGGCAAAGGTTCTCAGTAAA CACACCCTCTTCACAGCCATCCATAAACACTACTCTGTAGAAGACTGGAAAAACTTTGCTGCTGACCATCCAGAATGCTTAGAG CATGTAGCCGCTAGCTCAGGGAGTGGCAATGCAGACCTGGAGAAGCTGTGTGCCATCCTGCAGGCCGTCCCTACTCTCCAGTACATCTGTCTGGATGTGGCCAATGGCTACTCAGAGTACTTTGTGGAGTTTGTCAAGACGGTGAGAGAAAAGTTCCCCAAACACACCATCATG GCTGGAAATGTGGTAACAGGGGAGATGGTGGAGGAGCTCATCCTCTCTGGTGCTGATATAATCAAAGTTGGTATTGGACCAG GTTCGGTGTGCACGACAAGGATCAAGACAGGAGTGGGTTATCCACAGCTGAGTGCTGTCATAGAGTGTGCAGACTCAGCCCACGGACTCAAAGGTCACATTATCTCT GATGGTGGCTGCAGTTGCCCAGGAGATGTAGCAAAGGCCTTTG GTGCCGGGGCTGACTTTGTCATGATGGGAGGAATGCTGGCAGGTCATGACCAGTGCACCGGGGAGATCATTGAGAAGAACGGCAAGAAGTACAAACTCTTCTATGGTATGAGCTCTGACACGGCCATGAAGAAATATGTGGGTGGAGTTGCAGAGTACAG GGCTTCTGAGGGGCGAACAGTTGAGGTTCCTTACAGAGGGGATGTAGAAAATACCGTCCGTGATGTCTTGGGGGGACTTCGTTCCACGTGCACCTACGTGGGAGCAGCCAAACTCAAGGAGCTGAGCCGGAGAACCACCTTCATCCGAGTCATGCAACAATCCAGCCAAATGTTCACTTAG
- the gmpr gene encoding GMP reductase 1 isoform X2, whose translation MDTTGTFEMAKVLSKHTLFTAIHKHYSVEDWKNFAADHPECLEHVAASSGSGNADLEKLCAILQAVPTLQYICLDVANGYSEYFVEFVKTVREKFPKHTIMAGNVVTGEMVEELILSGADIIKVGIGPGSVCTTRIKTGVGYPQLSAVIECADSAHGLKGHIISDGGCSCPGDVAKAFGAGADFVMMGGMLAGHDQCTGEIIEKNGKKYKLFYGMSSDTAMKKYVGGVAEYRASEGRTVEVPYRGDVENTVRDVLGGLRSTCTYVGAAKLKELSRRTTFIRVMQQSSQMFT comes from the exons ATGGATACAACAGGAACCTTTGAGATGGCAAAGGTTCTCAGTAAA CACACCCTCTTCACAGCCATCCATAAACACTACTCTGTAGAAGACTGGAAAAACTTTGCTGCTGACCATCCAGAATGCTTAGAG CATGTAGCCGCTAGCTCAGGGAGTGGCAATGCAGACCTGGAGAAGCTGTGTGCCATCCTGCAGGCCGTCCCTACTCTCCAGTACATCTGTCTGGATGTGGCCAATGGCTACTCAGAGTACTTTGTGGAGTTTGTCAAGACGGTGAGAGAAAAGTTCCCCAAACACACCATCATG GCTGGAAATGTGGTAACAGGGGAGATGGTGGAGGAGCTCATCCTCTCTGGTGCTGATATAATCAAAGTTGGTATTGGACCAG GTTCGGTGTGCACGACAAGGATCAAGACAGGAGTGGGTTATCCACAGCTGAGTGCTGTCATAGAGTGTGCAGACTCAGCCCACGGACTCAAAGGTCACATTATCTCT GATGGTGGCTGCAGTTGCCCAGGAGATGTAGCAAAGGCCTTTG GTGCCGGGGCTGACTTTGTCATGATGGGAGGAATGCTGGCAGGTCATGACCAGTGCACCGGGGAGATCATTGAGAAGAACGGCAAGAAGTACAAACTCTTCTATGGTATGAGCTCTGACACGGCCATGAAGAAATATGTGGGTGGAGTTGCAGAGTACAG GGCTTCTGAGGGGCGAACAGTTGAGGTTCCTTACAGAGGGGATGTAGAAAATACCGTCCGTGATGTCTTGGGGGGACTTCGTTCCACGTGCACCTACGTGGGAGCAGCCAAACTCAAGGAGCTGAGCCGGAGAACCACCTTCATCCGAGTCATGCAACAATCCAGCCAAATGTTCACTTAG